From the Micromonospora lupini genome, one window contains:
- the rnhA gene encoding ribonuclease HI gives MVDAAAGRGVQIWTDGACSGNPGPGGWGALLRYGDHERELCGGEATPTTNNRMELMAAIQALESLNRPVTVELHTDSTYVRNGITSWLASWKRNGWRTAAKQPVKNADLWQRLEAACERHEVTWLWVKGHNGHPENERADGLANKGMTEARAALASR, from the coding sequence ATGGTGGATGCGGCGGCCGGCAGGGGCGTACAGATCTGGACCGACGGGGCGTGCAGCGGCAACCCCGGGCCGGGCGGCTGGGGCGCCCTGCTGCGCTACGGCGACCACGAGCGGGAGCTGTGCGGCGGCGAGGCCACGCCGACGACAAACAACCGGATGGAGCTGATGGCGGCCATCCAGGCACTGGAGAGCCTGAACCGGCCGGTCACCGTCGAGCTGCACACCGACAGCACCTACGTGCGCAACGGCATCACGAGCTGGCTGGCGTCGTGGAAGCGCAACGGCTGGCGGACCGCCGCGAAGCAGCCGGTCAAGAACGCCGACCTGTGGCAGCGGCTGGAGGCGGCCTGCGAGCGCCACGAGGTCACCTGGCTGTGGGTGAAGGGGCACAACGGTCACCCGGAGAACGAGCGCGCCGACGGTCTGGCCAACAAGGGCATGACCGAGGCGCGGGCGGCGCTGGCGAGCCGCTAG
- a CDS encoding preprotein translocase YidC: protein MGYRKRDGELPGDPQHSEDEAGQVPLVQVEADTEVPPPADTDERPDIVTEGDNSGVAGGSSGSSGGGSSMPGHPDATR, encoded by the coding sequence GTGGGCTACCGAAAGCGCGACGGTGAGCTGCCGGGCGACCCGCAGCACAGCGAGGACGAGGCCGGCCAGGTGCCGTTGGTGCAGGTCGAGGCGGACACCGAGGTCCCGCCGCCGGCCGACACGGACGAACGGCCGGACATCGTGACCGAGGGCGACAACTCGGGTGTCGCCGGTGGCTCGTCCGGCAGCAGCGGCGGCGGATCGAGCATGCCGGGGCACCCCGACGCGACCCGCTGA
- a CDS encoding pentapeptide repeat-containing protein produces the protein MSTHPAPPSRSAQLRADCARCFGLCCVVPAFAASADFAIDKPAGRACPNLRPDHRCGIHTELRERGFAGCTVFDCFGAGQQVAQVTFGGRDWRDAPETLPAMAEAFTVLRPLHELLWYLTEAVTLRPPAALRAELDRARTEIAALTEGDPTRLHAVDADAHRARVNPLLTQASDAARSPGGIDRRGAQLLGADLRRTDLRRANLRGALLVGADLRGVDLTLADVTGADLRGADLRGADLRATLFLHQAQLDAARGDVRTGLPATVTRPAHWTALALTPVRHPARAAAPSRRGRRR, from the coding sequence GTGTCGACCCATCCCGCGCCGCCCTCGCGGTCGGCGCAGCTACGCGCCGACTGCGCGCGCTGTTTCGGGTTGTGCTGCGTGGTTCCCGCCTTCGCCGCGTCGGCCGACTTCGCCATCGACAAGCCCGCCGGACGGGCCTGCCCGAACCTGCGCCCGGACCACCGCTGCGGCATCCACACCGAGCTGCGGGAGCGGGGGTTCGCCGGCTGCACGGTCTTCGACTGCTTCGGGGCCGGGCAGCAGGTAGCCCAGGTCACCTTCGGTGGGCGGGACTGGCGGGACGCCCCGGAGACGCTGCCCGCGATGGCCGAGGCGTTCACGGTGCTCCGTCCGCTGCACGAACTGCTCTGGTATCTCACCGAGGCGGTGACGCTGCGCCCACCGGCCGCGCTGCGCGCCGAACTGGACCGCGCCCGCACCGAGATCGCCGCGCTCACCGAGGGCGATCCGACGCGGCTGCACGCCGTGGACGCCGACGCCCACCGGGCCCGCGTCAACCCGCTGCTGACGCAGGCCAGCGACGCGGCCCGCTCCCCGGGAGGGATCGATCGGCGGGGCGCGCAGCTCCTCGGGGCGGATCTGCGCCGGACGGACCTGCGCCGGGCCAACCTGCGCGGCGCGCTGCTGGTCGGCGCCGACCTGCGCGGCGTCGACCTGACGCTGGCCGACGTCACGGGCGCCGACCTGCGCGGGGCCGACCTGCGCGGCGCGGACCTGCGGGCCACCCTGTTCCTGCACCAGGCCCAGCTGGACGCCGCCCGGGGTGACGTCCGCACCGGCCTGCCGGCGACGGTGACCCGGCCGGCGCACTGGACGGCGTTGGCGCTCACTCCGGTGCGCCACCCCGCGCGGGCCGCCGCCCCGAGCCGCCGGGGCCGCCGCCGCTGA
- a CDS encoding DUF5919 domain-containing protein: MPEWAGRGDRGGRQRRAFGVGGALLGIALVMLLAAWRSSGFLSDLLLNIGSSVVLAAISYVIFDPLFEEARRARVQEHLSFDQHAFVTRLHRSGRRVRILDTWTILLEDTQREEALRGVRAALANGAQVQLLLLDPDCTAAQQRSEELERQRVDVPRQIRTNLRHLALFQDTLDARLRHRLQVRLYDASPSIQLYQWDSRALISFFPIGKLSFNVPQLEVDMDSPWGGFVHARFEELWEHEQATVNLERYWSVAVMLRHDDSDVIEMQVPYVSVEGQHYVDCSGFKARGPLTVRAVLPPRAPGGAPVVFALAEPADGDRTPATTVRRHFDQKYGGDGQREIRRLVPPPEGSRTPVPRSAAAGDAHGR, translated from the coding sequence ATGCCCGAGTGGGCGGGGCGGGGCGACCGTGGCGGCCGGCAACGACGCGCCTTCGGCGTCGGTGGGGCTCTGCTCGGGATCGCCCTGGTGATGCTGCTGGCCGCGTGGCGCAGCAGCGGCTTCCTCAGCGACCTGCTGCTCAACATCGGCTCCAGCGTCGTCCTCGCGGCCATCTCGTACGTCATCTTCGATCCGCTGTTCGAAGAGGCCCGTAGGGCTCGGGTACAGGAGCATCTGAGCTTCGACCAGCACGCCTTCGTGACCCGGTTGCACCGCTCCGGACGCCGGGTGCGAATCCTCGACACCTGGACGATCCTGCTGGAGGACACGCAACGCGAGGAGGCGCTGCGGGGTGTGCGGGCGGCGCTCGCCAACGGCGCGCAGGTGCAGTTGCTCCTGCTGGACCCGGACTGCACTGCCGCGCAGCAGCGCTCGGAGGAGTTGGAGCGGCAGCGGGTGGACGTGCCGCGCCAGATCCGCACCAACCTGCGCCACCTGGCGCTGTTCCAGGACACCCTCGACGCCCGACTGCGGCACCGGTTGCAGGTTCGGCTCTACGACGCGTCCCCGTCGATCCAGCTCTACCAGTGGGACAGCCGGGCGCTGATCTCGTTCTTCCCGATCGGGAAGCTGTCGTTCAACGTGCCCCAGCTCGAGGTCGACATGGACAGCCCGTGGGGCGGGTTCGTGCACGCCCGTTTCGAGGAGCTGTGGGAGCACGAGCAGGCGACAGTCAACCTGGAACGGTACTGGTCGGTCGCCGTCATGCTGCGCCACGACGACTCCGACGTCATCGAGATGCAGGTGCCCTACGTGAGCGTGGAGGGGCAGCACTACGTCGACTGCAGCGGGTTCAAGGCGAGGGGGCCGCTGACCGTGCGGGCCGTGCTGCCACCGCGCGCGCCGGGCGGCGCCCCGGTCGTGTTCGCGCTGGCCGAGCCCGCCGACGGGGACCGCACGCCGGCCACCACCGTGCGCAGGCACTTCGACCAGAAGTACGGCGGCGACGGTCAGCGAGAGATCCGCCGGCTGGTGCCGCCACCTGAGGGTTCACGTACCCCCGTTCCCCGCTCCGCGGCGGCCGGCGACGCACACGGACGGTGA
- a CDS encoding MBL fold metallo-hydrolase — MRITRFTHSCVRVEHDGGVLVVDPGTWSEPRALVGADAVLVTHEHTDHVDVLRLAGLGVPVYAPEGARLPDLAPLPVTPVRAGQRFTAAGITVSAHGGRHAVIHQGQPDCPNLGYLIGDGLYHPGDSVHVPDEPVRTVLVPAQGSWLRLDEAIGFARAVGAAAAYPIHDAQLNERGLASVAGWFAETIPGYRHLTPGDTA; from the coding sequence ATGCGGATCACCCGATTCACCCACTCCTGCGTCCGGGTCGAGCACGACGGTGGGGTGCTTGTCGTCGACCCGGGCACCTGGAGCGAGCCGCGCGCGCTCGTCGGCGCGGACGCCGTCCTGGTCACCCACGAACACACCGACCACGTGGACGTGCTCCGCCTGGCCGGGCTGGGCGTCCCGGTGTACGCCCCGGAGGGTGCCCGGCTGCCCGACCTCGCCCCGCTGCCGGTGACGCCGGTGCGCGCGGGGCAGCGCTTCACCGCCGCCGGCATCACGGTCAGCGCGCACGGTGGCCGGCACGCAGTCATCCACCAGGGGCAGCCGGACTGCCCCAACCTCGGCTACCTGATCGGCGACGGGCTCTACCACCCGGGCGACTCGGTGCACGTGCCGGACGAGCCGGTGCGCACAGTGCTCGTACCCGCCCAGGGGTCGTGGCTGCGCCTGGACGAGGCGATCGGATTCGCCCGCGCGGTGGGCGCCGCCGCCGCGTACCCCATCCACGACGCGCAGCTCAACGAGCGCGGCCTGGCCAGTGTCGCCGGCTGGTTCGCCGAGACCATCCCCGGCTACCGCCATCTCACCCCCGGCGACACCGCCTGA
- a CDS encoding B3/B4 domain-containing protein, whose product MHFEHSAQLRAAHPDLAAGVVYATGITATADVAQRTAGHLARARQRLADGAESTFSEIQAWRRAYTAMGLRPTQYRCAAEALLRRLRLDGELPRLHPLVDLCNAVSAAYAIPVAVLDLDRVDGDLVVRPARGDEEYLTFAGDTEHPEPGEVIYADAAGRAHARRWVNRQSGHSAVRAGTSSVLIVAEALHPDAEADVTRLVAALVAELTDGWGAPAASAVLTAARPRFHVPATDDAPGQAVSPGVRWR is encoded by the coding sequence ATGCACTTCGAGCACTCGGCGCAGCTTCGCGCCGCACATCCCGACCTGGCCGCCGGCGTGGTGTACGCGACCGGGATCACCGCCACGGCCGACGTGGCGCAGCGTACCGCCGGTCACCTCGCCCGCGCCCGGCAGCGGTTGGCCGACGGCGCCGAGAGCACCTTCAGCGAGATCCAGGCGTGGCGGCGGGCGTACACCGCCATGGGGTTGCGACCCACCCAGTACCGGTGCGCCGCGGAGGCGCTGCTGCGCCGGTTACGCCTGGACGGCGAACTGCCCCGGCTGCACCCGCTTGTCGACCTGTGCAACGCCGTCTCCGCCGCGTACGCCATCCCGGTCGCGGTGCTCGACCTCGACCGGGTCGACGGCGACCTGGTGGTCCGGCCGGCGCGCGGCGACGAGGAGTACCTCACCTTCGCCGGCGACACCGAGCATCCCGAGCCGGGCGAGGTGATCTACGCCGACGCCGCCGGACGGGCTCACGCGCGGCGCTGGGTCAACCGGCAGAGCGGCCACTCCGCCGTGCGGGCGGGCACCTCGTCCGTGCTGATCGTCGCCGAGGCGCTGCACCCCGACGCCGAAGCCGACGTGACACGCCTCGTCGCCGCGCTGGTGGCGGAGCTGACCGACGGGTGGGGCGCACCGGCGGCATCCGCCGTGCTCACCGCCGCCAGGCCCCGTTTCCACGTGCCGGCGACCGACGACGCACCCGGTCAGGCGGTGTCGCCGGGGGTGAGATGGCGGTAG
- a CDS encoding LysE family translocator, whose product MSIPFLITALIVVITPGTGVFFTLSAGLSRGARAGVLAAFACTLGVVPHLLAALTGLAALLQTSATAFEAVRYLGVGYLLYLGWSTIRDRSAFAATNDSPPRSAARVIVSGVLVNLLNPKPTLFFVAFLPQFVDTTAPGSTRAMLACGVVFMLLTFVVFSGYGVFAAHLRDRVLTRPRVTDWLRRSVAGTFVALGVTLALTER is encoded by the coding sequence GTGAGCATTCCCTTTCTGATCACCGCCCTGATCGTGGTGATCACCCCCGGCACCGGGGTGTTCTTCACCCTCTCCGCCGGACTGTCCCGGGGCGCCCGGGCCGGCGTGCTCGCCGCGTTCGCCTGCACGCTTGGCGTGGTCCCCCACCTGCTGGCGGCGCTGACCGGTTTGGCGGCGCTGTTGCAGACGAGCGCCACGGCGTTCGAGGCCGTCCGGTACCTGGGCGTCGGCTACCTGCTCTACCTGGGCTGGTCGACGATCCGCGACCGCAGCGCCTTCGCGGCGACGAACGACAGCCCACCCCGCTCGGCGGCCCGGGTGATCGTCTCCGGAGTGCTCGTCAACCTGCTCAACCCGAAGCCGACGCTGTTCTTCGTCGCGTTCCTGCCGCAGTTCGTGGACACCACAGCCCCGGGCTCGACCCGGGCGATGCTCGCCTGTGGCGTGGTGTTCATGCTGCTCACCTTCGTGGTGTTCAGCGGCTACGGCGTCTTCGCCGCCCACCTGCGGGACCGGGTGCTGACCCGCCCCCGCGTCACCGACTGGCTGCGCCGGTCCGTCGCCGGCACGTTCGTCGCGCTCGGCGTGACGCTCGCCCTCACCGAACGATAG
- a CDS encoding PLP-dependent aminotransferase family protein, whose product MSRAKANDSERSITAGSDFLHLTVADAPPGGRADWLAGRLRQAITDGRVPIGARLPASRVLAADLGVSRGVVTEAYQRLTEEGHLTGRGRAGTVVVGAPGAPPTPPPAPAAPAEPAALFPPAPGSDIFDAVRAARATVDLTPGVPDLTAFPRADWLRSERTVLRRLAAADLGYGDPCGAPVLRGAVAAWLARNRGITVDPVDVIIVAGVSQAVGLLAQALRPIGIDRIAVEEPGSLGVRQHLNNWQVVTPPVSVDDAGLRVDELVASGLPAVLLTPAHQFPTGVVLDGDRRRQLLDWARAGGLIIEDDYDAEHRYDRPPVPALRGLLPEQVCYAGSMSKLLAPALRVGWLLVPPRLRAAVVAAKRNADLGNAVLPQLVLAELMTSGALERHLRLLRGRHTRRRDAMVAALARHLPTATVHGAAAGLHLTITLNDAVADTEVAAAALARGVKVQPLSWHCQRPHRPGLVLGYAARTATEIDEGVAAIAAVLRPTGRRARSAQEELDEHQHGQQGRPA is encoded by the coding sequence GTGAGCAGGGCCAAAGCGAACGACTCCGAGAGGTCCATAACGGCCGGATCGGATTTTCTGCACCTCACCGTCGCCGACGCGCCCCCCGGAGGACGTGCCGACTGGCTCGCCGGCCGGCTGCGCCAGGCGATCACCGACGGGCGGGTGCCGATCGGCGCCCGGCTCCCCGCCAGCCGGGTGCTCGCCGCCGACCTCGGCGTCTCCCGGGGCGTGGTCACCGAGGCGTACCAGCGGCTCACCGAGGAGGGGCATCTCACCGGCCGGGGCCGGGCCGGCACCGTGGTCGTCGGCGCCCCGGGGGCGCCGCCCACGCCGCCGCCCGCCCCGGCCGCGCCTGCCGAACCGGCCGCGCTCTTCCCACCGGCCCCCGGCAGCGACATCTTCGACGCGGTACGGGCGGCCCGCGCGACGGTCGACCTGACCCCCGGCGTACCCGACCTGACCGCCTTTCCCCGCGCGGACTGGCTGCGGTCGGAACGGACGGTGCTCCGCCGCCTCGCCGCCGCGGACCTCGGCTACGGCGACCCCTGCGGCGCGCCCGTGCTGCGTGGGGCCGTCGCCGCCTGGCTGGCCCGTAACCGGGGCATCACCGTCGACCCCGTCGACGTGATCATCGTGGCCGGGGTGTCGCAGGCCGTCGGCCTCCTCGCCCAGGCGCTACGACCGATCGGCATCGACCGCATCGCGGTCGAGGAGCCGGGCTCGCTCGGCGTACGGCAGCACCTGAACAACTGGCAGGTCGTCACCCCGCCGGTAAGCGTGGACGACGCCGGGCTGCGCGTCGACGAGCTGGTCGCCAGCGGCCTGCCCGCGGTGTTGCTCACGCCCGCGCACCAGTTCCCGACAGGCGTGGTGCTCGACGGTGACCGTCGCCGCCAACTCCTCGACTGGGCACGGGCCGGCGGTCTGATCATCGAGGACGACTACGACGCCGAGCACCGCTACGACCGGCCCCCGGTGCCCGCGCTGCGGGGCCTGCTGCCCGAGCAGGTCTGCTACGCCGGAAGCATGTCCAAGCTGCTCGCCCCGGCGCTGCGGGTCGGCTGGCTGCTCGTGCCGCCGCGACTGCGGGCGGCGGTGGTGGCCGCCAAACGCAACGCCGACCTGGGCAACGCGGTGCTGCCGCAGTTGGTCCTGGCGGAGCTGATGACCTCCGGCGCGCTGGAGCGGCACCTGCGGCTGCTGCGTGGCCGGCACACCCGCCGCCGGGACGCGATGGTCGCCGCCCTGGCCCGGCACCTGCCGACCGCCACTGTGCACGGCGCCGCGGCCGGGCTGCACCTGACGATCACCCTGAACGACGCCGTGGCGGACACGGAGGTGGCGGCGGCGGCGTTGGCGCGTGGGGTGAAGGTGCAGCCCCTGTCCTGGCACTGCCAGCGGCCACACCGGCCCGGCCTGGTGCTCGGCTACGCGGCCCGGACGGCGACGGAGATCGACGAGGGCGTCGCCGCCATCGCCGCGGTGCTGCGGCCGACCGGTCGGCGGGCGCGCTCAGCCCAGGAAGAGCTGGACGAGCACCAGCACGGCCAGCAGGGCCGGCCCGCGTGA
- a CDS encoding DUF6297 family protein, protein MSAAPATIAETPAGLPTARQVRTHLRRARRRHHEHSLGDVLGDAYVVVLFVGMYGWFAVSASRDVLVSPTVGRADEGVRWWLAVAALLAGAGLAWRGLRALGPLLVTPATQSWVTSAPVDRRAWLAPRLGVLLAGAAAGTALLAVAVAVLGGVTDLGAVGWAAAAGAGWGAAALALSVVAQSSRSGRRWPTVVGAAPMAAAAVVATVVVIVGRLGEALPRPAALPTGALVAVGVPLAVLGTIRAVRSLPRVDRATLTTGAQFANAAATATILLDPSMLTSLVESRRWRRIGRVRSRRFRPGPAWWALLQADVRRLRRHPSALLIWAGLIGVQYAAALALPGLAGATQVVFAYVATDRLTGGLRAVSRSPGLRRALGGSDAALRGIHVAVPAVGAGLWWLLTLPSLPTLDAGPTWLAPTLAVGVVAAAWRAGTRPPINYGGATVNTPFGMIPVDLLRQGSRGPALLAVLVLVQLFLG, encoded by the coding sequence GTGAGCGCCGCGCCGGCCACGATCGCCGAGACGCCCGCCGGGCTACCCACCGCCCGGCAGGTGCGCACACACCTGCGCCGGGCCCGCCGCCGCCACCACGAGCACTCCCTCGGCGACGTGCTTGGCGACGCGTACGTCGTCGTGCTCTTCGTGGGCATGTACGGCTGGTTCGCGGTCAGCGCCAGCCGCGACGTGCTGGTCTCCCCCACCGTCGGCCGGGCCGACGAGGGGGTGCGCTGGTGGCTGGCGGTGGCCGCGCTGCTGGCCGGCGCGGGGCTCGCCTGGCGGGGTCTGCGCGCGCTCGGCCCGCTGCTTGTCACGCCGGCCACCCAGAGCTGGGTGACAAGCGCCCCGGTCGACAGGCGGGCCTGGCTGGCGCCGCGCCTCGGCGTCCTGCTGGCGGGCGCGGCGGCCGGTACGGCGCTGCTCGCGGTGGCCGTGGCCGTGCTGGGCGGCGTCACCGACCTGGGCGCCGTGGGCTGGGCCGCGGCGGCCGGTGCCGGGTGGGGCGCCGCCGCGCTCGCCCTGAGCGTCGTCGCCCAGAGCAGCAGGTCGGGCCGCCGCTGGCCGACCGTGGTCGGGGCGGCGCCGATGGCGGCGGCCGCCGTCGTCGCGACAGTTGTGGTGATCGTCGGTCGCCTCGGCGAGGCGCTGCCCCGGCCTGCGGCGCTGCCGACCGGCGCGCTCGTCGCCGTCGGGGTGCCCCTCGCGGTCCTCGGCACGATCCGCGCCGTGCGGTCGCTGCCCCGGGTGGACCGGGCCACGCTGACGACAGGCGCGCAGTTCGCCAACGCCGCCGCGACGGCCACGATCCTGCTCGACCCGAGCATGCTCACCAGCCTGGTGGAGAGCAGGCGCTGGCGGCGCATCGGCCGGGTCCGCAGCCGCCGCTTCCGGCCCGGTCCGGCGTGGTGGGCGCTGCTGCAGGCCGACGTACGCCGGCTGCGCCGCCACCCCAGCGCCCTGCTGATCTGGGCCGGGCTGATCGGCGTCCAGTACGCCGCCGCGCTCGCTCTGCCGGGGCTCGCCGGGGCGACGCAGGTCGTGTTCGCCTACGTCGCCACCGACCGGCTCACCGGCGGCCTGCGGGCGGTCAGCCGGTCACCCGGGCTGCGTCGGGCGCTCGGTGGCAGCGACGCGGCGCTACGCGGAATCCACGTGGCGGTGCCGGCGGTCGGCGCGGGCCTGTGGTGGCTGCTGACCCTGCCGAGCCTGCCGACCCTCGACGCCGGTCCGACCTGGCTGGCGCCGACGCTGGCGGTCGGGGTGGTGGCCGCCGCGTGGCGGGCCGGCACCCGTCCGCCGATCAACTACGGCGGCGCGACTGTCAACACGCCGTTCGGGATGATCCCTGTCGACCTGCTGCGCCAGGGCTCACGCGGGCCGGCCCTGCTGGCCGTGCTGGTGCTCGTCCAGCTCTTCCTGGGCTGA
- a CDS encoding ABC transporter ATP-binding protein produces MTVDALSVRGLSRNFGNLVVLDDVSFTLAAGRIAVVLGPNGSGKTTLLRCVVGADRPDAGEVLVQGRRADETDPQVRALVAAALDDIDFFPDLSVVEHLELVAYAHGGDAEPVEEVLAELGLEPARDQLPVTLSSGQRRRLALASCFVRPRRVLILDEPEQRLDVRGRQWLADRLRRERDAGTAVLLASHDPELIDAVVDERIEIGR; encoded by the coding sequence GTGACCGTGGACGCTCTCTCGGTGCGGGGACTCAGCCGCAACTTCGGCAACCTGGTCGTGCTCGACGACGTGAGCTTCACGCTGGCGGCCGGCCGGATCGCTGTGGTGCTGGGCCCCAACGGCAGCGGCAAGACCACCCTGCTGCGGTGCGTGGTCGGCGCCGACCGCCCGGACGCCGGTGAGGTGCTGGTGCAGGGCCGCCGGGCCGACGAGACCGATCCGCAGGTACGGGCGCTTGTCGCGGCCGCCCTGGACGACATCGACTTCTTCCCCGACCTGTCGGTGGTCGAGCACCTGGAGCTTGTCGCGTACGCCCACGGGGGCGACGCCGAGCCGGTCGAGGAGGTCCTCGCCGAGCTGGGCCTGGAACCGGCCCGCGACCAACTTCCGGTGACCCTGTCCAGTGGCCAACGCCGCCGGCTGGCGCTGGCGTCGTGCTTCGTGCGCCCACGACGGGTGCTGATCCTGGACGAGCCCGAGCAGCGGTTGGACGTCCGCGGCCGGCAGTGGCTGGCCGACCGGCTGCGCCGGGAACGGGACGCCGGCACCGCAGTGCTGCTCGCCTCGCACGACCCGGAGCTGATCGACGCGGTGGTCGACGAGCGGATCGAGATCGGTCGGTGA
- a CDS encoding tetratricopeptide repeat protein, translating into MTGPTGNGRLPRWPVLVTIGTLLSGVFGNLASNLLSEFAASVLGPASIVVAVLGGLGFVVFELRRRRAVRETAPEPTDVVTAPPTDVPTLPYTAGFAGRDEHVQAVLDLLAREHAVAVLGRRAVGTSACAVQAANLLRDDFPDGQYHFDLRRGGRPRSARQVLTALAGVLGTAPPTSGRPDALAAAAAALRRKLDGRKILLVLDNVDRPEQVRALLPPTARTCRLLLAGGPALSGLNGVVEHWLAEPGPDEAVELFAAAGGAAPAARIRRADPRTDPAVREIVDLCGRQPRTVRALGYRTAQHGWRHSDVLDALRRAVRTPPHQRVAVSPAAQLVTERDTAYRALTREARRLYRLMSLAPAPVDRPTIAALARRHPERVTALLDQLAAAAFVIGAPGDRYEVRPLLAANARLHLRDAEPARSRVAAQARLTRHLARRAERHAANLAVLGSPPDREWSLPLDDDPYGWFDLHQELLLAVVRVPAGAAETLPRRVRRWWFRLAVALCGWLAHVERLDEWEQVCRTVLATPTADDRPEIAGWAHNELGVLRRRRHDPQGAAAALTLAVAERGRRGTAQARMNLGLALLDLGQLDDAVEHLELSRRHRSSADRSGHALTDLGLGAAQLARGELDTAHHHLVRAANTFRSVGDARGYAAALTNLVLVHATLGEHLDAAQAWRAALREYESVNDPTSRAAALLNAGATLLTSTPGQARAAYELLAESRRLRAETRPTAGLGRTLLYLGDAAAALGDGAEARRLWADAATVAEEVDDDRALAAADDRLEHDADPPPAGPRAAGPAEPA; encoded by the coding sequence GTGACGGGCCCCACCGGTAACGGCCGGCTGCCGCGCTGGCCGGTGCTCGTGACGATCGGCACCCTGCTCAGCGGGGTGTTCGGCAACCTGGCCAGCAACCTGCTGTCCGAGTTCGCGGCAAGCGTGCTCGGCCCGGCGAGCATCGTGGTGGCGGTCCTCGGCGGCCTGGGTTTCGTGGTGTTCGAGCTGCGCCGACGTCGTGCCGTCCGGGAGACCGCCCCGGAGCCCACCGACGTCGTCACCGCACCGCCGACCGACGTGCCCACCCTGCCGTACACCGCCGGGTTCGCCGGCCGGGACGAGCACGTCCAGGCGGTGCTCGACCTGCTCGCCCGCGAGCACGCCGTGGCGGTGCTGGGCCGGCGGGCGGTGGGCACGTCCGCCTGCGCCGTCCAGGCGGCGAACCTGCTCCGGGACGACTTCCCGGACGGGCAATACCACTTCGACCTGCGCCGCGGCGGTCGTCCCCGCTCCGCGCGGCAGGTGCTCACCGCGCTGGCGGGCGTCCTGGGCACCGCGCCGCCGACGTCGGGCCGCCCGGACGCCCTCGCGGCCGCAGCCGCCGCGCTGCGCCGCAAGCTCGACGGTCGCAAGATCCTGCTGGTGCTGGACAACGTCGACCGTCCCGAGCAGGTCCGCGCGCTGCTGCCGCCGACCGCCCGCACCTGCCGACTGCTGCTGGCCGGCGGCCCCGCGCTCAGCGGTCTCAACGGGGTCGTGGAGCACTGGCTCGCCGAGCCCGGCCCGGACGAGGCGGTCGAGCTGTTCGCGGCGGCCGGTGGGGCCGCGCCGGCCGCCCGGATCCGCCGCGCGGACCCGCGCACCGACCCGGCGGTACGCGAGATCGTCGACCTGTGCGGGCGACAGCCCCGCACCGTGCGGGCGCTCGGCTACCGCACCGCCCAGCACGGCTGGCGGCACTCCGACGTGCTGGACGCGCTGCGCCGTGCGGTGCGTACCCCGCCGCACCAGCGCGTCGCCGTCTCGCCGGCGGCCCAGCTCGTCACCGAACGGGACACCGCCTATCGGGCGTTGACCCGCGAGGCCCGCCGGTTGTACCGACTGATGTCGCTGGCGCCCGCCCCGGTGGACCGGCCGACAATCGCCGCGCTGGCTCGCCGCCACCCCGAGCGGGTGACAGCGCTCCTCGACCAGTTGGCCGCCGCCGCGTTCGTCATCGGGGCGCCGGGCGACAGGTACGAGGTCCGTCCGCTGCTCGCCGCGAACGCCCGGCTGCACCTGCGCGACGCCGAGCCGGCCCGCTCCCGGGTCGCCGCGCAGGCCCGGCTGACCCGGCACCTGGCCCGCCGGGCCGAACGACACGCGGCCAACCTGGCCGTGCTCGGCTCCCCACCGGACCGGGAATGGTCACTGCCGCTCGACGACGACCCGTACGGCTGGTTCGACCTGCACCAGGAGTTGCTGCTGGCGGTGGTCCGGGTGCCGGCCGGCGCGGCCGAGACGCTGCCCCGGCGGGTCCGCCGGTGGTGGTTCCGGTTGGCCGTGGCGCTGTGCGGGTGGCTCGCGCACGTCGAGCGGCTCGACGAGTGGGAGCAGGTCTGCCGCACGGTCCTGGCCACCCCGACCGCCGACGACCGGCCGGAGATCGCCGGGTGGGCGCACAACGAGCTGGGTGTGCTGCGCCGGCGTCGGCACGACCCGCAGGGCGCGGCGGCGGCGCTCACCCTCGCGGTGGCCGAACGCGGGCGACGCGGCACCGCCCAGGCGCGGATGAACCTCGGCCTGGCCCTGCTCGACCTCGGGCAGCTCGACGACGCGGTGGAGCATCTGGAGCTGTCCCGCCGGCACCGCTCGTCCGCGGACCGGTCCGGGCACGCCCTCACCGACCTGGGCCTGGGCGCGGCGCAACTGGCCCGGGGCGAGCTGGACACCGCCCACCACCACCTGGTGCGGGCGGCGAACACGTTCCGCTCGGTAGGTGACGCGCGCGGCTACGCGGCGGCGCTTACCAACCTGGTGCTCGTGCACGCGACCCTCGGCGAGCACCTGGACGCGGCGCAGGCGTGGCGGGCCGCCCTGCGCGAGTACGAGTCGGTGAACGACCCGACCAGCCGCGCCGCCGCGCTGCTCAACGCCGGCGCGACGCTGCTGACCAGCACGCCGGGGCAGGCGCGGGCGGCGTACGAGCTGCTGGCCGAGAGCCGGCGGCTGCGGGCCGAGACCCGGCCCACTGCGGGGCTGGGCCGCACACTGCTGTACCTGGGCGACGCCGCCGCCGCGCTCGGCGACGGGGCCGAGGCGCGGCGGCTCTGGGCGGACGCGGCGACGGTGGCCGAGGAGGTCGACGACGACCGGGCGCTGGCCGCCGCGGACGACCGCCTGGAGCACGACGCCGACCCGCCGCCGGCCGGCCCCCGAGCGGCAGGCCCCGCCGAGCCGGCGTGA